Genomic window (Salvelinus alpinus chromosome 26, SLU_Salpinus.1, whole genome shotgun sequence):
CTACATTGTTTTAGTATAGCTAGTTCAATTGGCAGAAAAACTTGTATCCAGACAGAGTCATGTTGGCTACCACGAATTTCACCGCCTAAAATCATCGATTATCAAAGATCCTGGTAACGTTAATGTCAGTCAGAAGGCTGTCAGGAGATGTTATCACTGTTAGCTACTAACGTTTACTTGTCACCGAGTACAGTGGATTGGTACAGTAACTAGCAAACATTTGAACCACAATCCGGATTTATAAAAGAGGCGTTGAATACGGCTAGAACGTCACCTGTAAACCCAGATTCTGGTTCAGCAAGATTTGAAGTTTGAACAATTGTATAGTTGGATACCTACTGTAGCCAGGTAACGAACGTTACAGACACTTGATTCTCAATATAATCTATATTACACAGCGAAGGCTGTGGAACATACACGTGTTAATTGGGTCTGTGGTGTGGGGCTGTTGCACGGCTTGGAAACTCACCTCTCCACTCCCGCTTGAGTAGAAACCCGCGTCTCTCTGGCGCCTATGTTTATCAGCAATCCCGAGTAAACGCAGCAGTGACGGGTCCTCGCTCAACGTTAGTCCAATGTTGATGGGCCTTCGGCCTCCTGTGACTATCCCTCCACTTTCCGAGCCCAACCTTCCCAGCTGCGGACGTTTCTCCGATCGTAGCCGAATACGAGATGTCCATGGCCGGCCCGGGAAACGGGCCCGGGCTACGGCCGGCGTGCTGGAACCCGCGACATTAGCGGGAGATGATAATCCCTCTCCCGCTGCCGCCATTATTCACTACTATAACAACAACGGTGGTGGTGCGCTGTGTCTGTAGCGCTTCTGGTGAAACAAGATGGAAAGGCGCGAGATAGGAAGGAAATACCATTGCATCATGGGAAAACGAGTTTGTTGTAATTTCAGAATTCTCAGCGTTGTTTTTGAGGGTTTATGAATGTGGAGTACATATACATTTTGTTTTATTCGTGTTATATATTTCAATTAAGTTTAAACGTATTAAAAAGAAATAAAAGAACATAAACATACATGTATAGTAATATACATTATTATTCAGTATTCAGTCCACTTGCAGTAAATGTTTGCAACTTTGACCGTTTTTTTCCCTTCTGTCCACTTGTTTCTCTCctttttgccataatatgtatatattgttgTGCAGGTAACGACACAGATTCTTATTTGTAATGAGGATCTTAAGTGATCACAGCAATATAAAATACCCCTCAAAATCGATGTCATTCCATCTCTTTCTGCATTCCTTCTCCATGATACTCATTTCCATTTGGCTCAACACCTGCCAGTATTTTTATATGGTGACTCTCAGAGTATCCATCTCCTTCAACAGCACTACCCACCATCCTGTTTCTCGACCAATCCCTCGTAAACCTTTTCCTCCTCCACAGCACCAtccctctttcctttctctctgctGTTCTTCTCCAGAATGGTTTTGACCTGGAACCATCCCTCCTTAGCCGTCTCCTTTTCTCCCCCACTTCTCTTAGCCAGGTTAATCTCCAGCTCACTCCTTAGCTGGTTCCAGGTGTTATTCTCCTCTTTCCCATTCTCAACTACAAGCAGTTGCTTTATTTTAggcttttttctttttctttcacCTTCATTCATCCTTGATCTCTCATCTTTTCCTTTTTCTGCCTTTGGATTTCCTCCTCATTCTCCATCCTCACTAGCTCCTTCTGCCACAACCTCAATGAATGGAAAAGATCTAACTCAGTACTAATCTTTTCCATTAATTTCAGGTTCACACACTAGTTTCCCATAACCTCAAATTCACATAAATTACAGACTGCAATTTAAAAATCACTCCTTACTATTTAATTATGGATGAAAAAAGTACAAGATCATATCACAACAACGACATCCTTCACAGAACAATATATTCTCCGGaccaatatatatacatttacatgaTCAGAAGATGCCTTGACAGGAACGTAAACTAAATGATGAGTGGAATGTTGAAGGCGGTAGGTTGCCCAGCGATTAAGAGcgatgggccagtaactgaaaggtcgaaTCCCGAGTTAACTAGATgacaaatctgttgatgtgcccttgagcaaagaacttaaccctaattgctcctgtaagttgctctggataagagcatctgctaaatgactaaaatgtaaaccaTAAAACCCATTGATTTCCTACTAAAATAAATATGATAAGTTACTAAATCTTCTCACATTTGaggtaatatagaaatagattcATACCCTGGAAGGGGGCTGGCAGTTGAAATTCACGATCATGTACACATCATTAGAGGGTTCTAAAAGCACTTCAAAATAATCCGTGGGAGCAACCAGGAACAAGCTAATGATCCAACTGAGTGCTTATCCATAATGGTATGTCACATATTCCAAACTCCCATCTTGAACATAAAAAACCCACCCACATCAACACCTGTTTTAACCAAATTATATTTTCCAAACTCTTAAAAGCTGCAGCATGTAACTTTTTAGgtaacccgaccaaattcacatagaattaTGAGTTATAGAAAGCAAGCAACTCAtcaaaagcaagtctaagaagcagtagatctgttctatgtgcgctatttctatgatTTCCTCAAGTTTCGTTTTGCGGCTTTTACTTTTGGGTTTGTACACCAGCCTCAAACAGCTGgcaatatatttcacagtggtttagatggtagaaTGATTCTCTATGctatacattgcttgttttgtcacaaactaaaATGAGGCAAACTAttataattttagcaaccagaaaatggtaagcaatttctgcatattgcacctttaaccaTTACATAAATTGTCCATGATGACATTCCCCAGATTATCTATTTTCTTTGTCTGTTGCCTCTTCTCCCTCAGTGTGGGTCTTCTGGTGTGCCTTTAGGTTGCTCTCCCGGCCAAAGGTCTTGCCGCAGGTGGGGCAGTTGTGTTGGCCATAGCCGTGAGCCATGGCCATGTGGGCTTTGAGCTGCTCCGGTCGAGCATAGCTCTCTTCACACTCAGAGCAGGGTTGAGTCTTGAGAGGTGGAGGTGGCCGCCTGTGCTTCTCCTTCTTGTGGGCCCGGAGAAGGGCAACAGAGGAGAACATGAGGTCACACTCAGCTTCAGGACAGGGAATTTGGAGCTCCTCCTTATGGGGTAGACCCGGTCGTTTCCCTCCTTTTGCCACAAGCTCCTCTCCCCCATCGTCAGCTTTCCCACTCTTCTCTCCATTAGCTGCCTCTCGCTCAGCAGACTTTGGCTCAGCCACAGACACTTTCTTGGGAGGGCGTCCGCGTTTTTTGGCTGGGACTTTTGCATCGCAATGCCGATGACCCACAAAGTTCTCCTGGTGCAGCACAAGCTCCACCTCCATCTCAAACCTGCGGCCGCACTTGCCACAACGATGAGTCTTGGTgtcatcatcctcctcttccaGCAGCTGGGGGTGCTGGGTGAGGCAGTGGGTGCGTAACTGGTTTGGGCCCCGCAATACCATGCCACAGTCCTTGCACGCACACTGACGCTCCTTGCACAGCTGTCGCCGGTGGACTGTCAACTATGAGAGACATCAAGAGACAAAAAATGACAAAGAGGTTCAGGCAGGGTTTCCGTTATGAAAATGTGGCGCCGGACATTTGCctggcagcattttaatttacctgACATTTAAAAAAGGTGCTGGATCCATATGCATTGGTTGCGTAACATGATTAGGGCTTCCACCTACGGTTCTTAGAATGACAGAAAACACATTTAGTTTATGGTaattcatcttaacagaacatgcaacggGGTGCATCATTCTTACCGAACTCCCATGAGCAATTTGAAGATATTAGAATACATAGGCGGCGCGTCCATAAGGCTCGGGGAAGCTGAGCTTTACCAAAATTTAATTGAATTTCCAAAATGATATATCCTAATTAGCATACTGTCTATACAGAAATACATTCAATGATTCAAAATAGGCTACTACACCAGAAAGCATGAATTTGCCACAGAGGATTATTAACTTATTTAAAAATCAAACGCTGTGGATTGTTTAAAATGGCATAGCCTACAGTCGGAAGGGCCCGCAATTTGGGTGATTGATGAGTTGagactgtcagtgaaaagcatagAGACCCAGCCAGGCATACCACAATATTTAAAAATACAATTGCAGAAAAACTGTTTGGAAAACAAATGGCTATCGCTGTAAAGAGAAGACAATGAAAAGACTCCAATCTGTCTTTTAGTTATGAAAATGTTAAACTTAATTAAGCAAAGAGTAGCCTATCTTATTGGCACCAGCAAAGAATATTGGCCATGTCCTCAGTAAGTGTCCATATTTACTGTCTTTATCATTGGGTTAGTGCCACTTCTTGTTTTTGGACAATTTCTTCTTCAGGTTAGATGGATGTCATATTGTATTTGTGTCTCTCCTTTTCATAGGCCTAATATATGACTCAGACAatgttgtttttattgatctgtttgttACTGTCAGCAGAGAAGGTTACCCTGTCATTTTTGTCATATTAAAGAGGATTctgctaatgtctccagtcatataaagGGTCACAATCACAGTATTTTCTGTATAGAGTTATTGGCAgcaatattttgttttattttgtggtCTCAAGCCAGTGAGTTTATTAACATTCTTCATCAAAAGTATTGGCAAAATTGTATTATTGACAATGAAAATGGTGGGAATGTTGTTCCCCTGTCATATAATTGCTACATTTACTATCAATACAGCATTAAAAATAGTTTTCCAGATTCTATTTTGGCGATTCTTTTTCGCGAAGCAAATATTCGGTCGTGGCAGACTACCTGGTTCAATTTGGGTCCCGAGGCAAAACCAGCTGAGAACCACTGGcctatagcctaggcctactctaaGCCTACTCTTTTTTTGTGAACAATGATTGAGTTATACTTTTAGACAAAAATTATGACAATGAAATCTAGGAATAGTAGGCCATGGCTATCTTACATACATAAATCTGCAAATGCGAGGATGCATGGAATGCTTTATTATTAAAGtaaatttttatggtgaaaaattgcttccccaaacttgaaactgcCTATGTTTTATTAACCgcccacatttacttttcctcagccaacaagatgagcaacaaacagcaaaatcactagcctatgtcaatctactatccccatagTAGAAAAGATGACCTATTCAGAGGTCATCAGCCAGAGcccattttgcagggctctggcagtgctcctcctttcacaaaggcggaggtagcggtcctgctgctgggttgttgccctcctacggcctcctccacgtctcctgatgtactggcctgtctcctggtagcgcctccatgctctggacactacgctgacagacacagcaaactttcttgccacagctcgcattgatgagccatcctggatgaactgcactacctgagccacttgtgtgggttgtagactccgtctcatgctaccactagagtgaaagcaccgccagcattcaaaagtgaccaaaacatcagccagcaagcataggaactgagaagtggtctgtggtcaccacctgcagaaccactcctttattgggggtgtcttgctaattgcctataatttccaccttttgtctattccatttgcacaacagcatgtgaaatttattgtcaatcagtgttgcttcctaagtggactgtttgatttcacagaagtgtgattgacttggagttacattgtgttgtttaagtgttccctttatttttttgagcagtgtatttcaatGCTTGGTTTTTAAATGTGATACGCAACTCCGGCATGTATAATGTccgtttttatagtttactccgttTGCTACTTGAGttgcctttctccctctcctcctgctgcATGCCGCTTCCCACACCTAgccccgccccctgtcactcaatgAGAGAGCAGTTGCTCCACCATGGAGTCATGAGTACTTTCTTGCTGTTCACTCTGACGCCTGCAAGGTCAGATAGATGCAAAAATATGTTGGTGAGAACAATGGTGCTttccacaagcgttctataattacactattggtttgtgtgtgtgtgtgtatcttactTTCTGCAAACTACTGTCTGGTAGTTTGTCTTAGCAAGTTGTAAATAAATCACTAGCCGCTAATGTTAATCGCTAGTTAGCTTGCTAAATGTACtaagagtcagagcaaacgtaacTAGCTAATATAGCCTAGTTAGTACCAGTGCTGGTGTATGCCAAGATATTATTGTTGTTTGtccaacagtatcttctaaatctgATAGGAATTATATAGgtgaagcatgaatatgttagctagctaactacatgaGGTAagaaaacatgtaatgtacctcTAATTAGGGTCCCATGGAAAAACTAAGCAACACTTTGGTCCCTACCCTGTCAATAATTCCTCCCTGACTTATTCATTTGTTGCCATGTCAAACTATGTATTAAAGGTGGTGCTCACTATACtcattatatttccatgattccaacagttcaccaccTAAGTAGGCCTAGATGTTTTgcccatatcatgcagccctgCGTGGCACTGCGTAAATGATAACaaaagtgcaggaaatgcagaaatttaTAAATTATTTTGGTTTGAAGTTGTATAAAACAAATCAGAATGGATAAAGCCCCATTAAAATCACCTAATTTATGTGTTGCCACCTTAGGGTCATGAACTACTGAAAGCatatttagaacttttattattcaaaaacataaaataccgtaAAAATATTGTAacatgatattttggccatattacCCAACCCTAGGCTTATCCCCAAAACCTAATTAAGCATCTGACCAAATGTGAAAGTTTCAAACTTGAAATTAcacaagattttagttctgggttaaatGAGATTACTGGGGCACTTACACGCAACTAAAAGTCATTACAGACTAAAGACTTTACAACTTCCATTGAAAGACCGTTCTCACCTCAGAGAAAGTCCGGAAGCTTCCCTGGCAGTAGGTGCAGCGGAAGGGCTTGTCTTCCAGGCTGTGTGAGGCATGGTGCTGCGtcagctcctcagaggaggagaaGGTACGATTGCACACATAACAGGTGAACAGCGTATCGGTCTGCAGAATAACATAAAACAGCAAATAATTAACAGTGTCTTAGTTATGCTGTGCATATAGGCATACAGCATTTTGCTGATAAGCTGTGTGCTTTGCAGCtacggggtgaagtttcccctaggtacatcGTACAGTTGTAGATTCAGCTCCCCCTACCCCCAAAATCTTAAACTTAATCACTACTGAGGAAAATGCTAAACTCACCCAAAAccagcatctaggggcaacttcaccctactcctGCATTTATTTTCTCCGTTCCATACCTGCTGGAGCGACTGCTTGTATTCCTCACGATGGCTCTTCCTCATGTGTCTCTCCTTGGACTTGGCATTACAGAATGTAATGAAGCACTGAAAACACTGTAGGCTGTCATGCTGATCTGCAATGAGAGGaggtttttatttaactaggcaagtcagttaagaacaaattcttatttacaatgacggcctaggaacagtaggttaactgccttgtttaggggcagaaccacagatttttaccttgtcagctcggggactcgatctagcaacctttcagcaacctttcagttactcgcccgcccactaggctacctgccgccccaatactGCACTTGAAATTCATACATATGAACACCAATCTGAAATAATAAAAGAAAAATGTGTGCTTACAGGGTTGGAGAGCAGGGACAGTCTGTGGTTTGATGATTGATGCTGTGGCACTGGTCATCACCTCTTCCCCCAGAACGACCTGCTCTATATCCAACATAACGTTACCAAACTCCATTTTGACGCCTGAATCCACCCAGAAGTTTACGTCGAGCTGTAACCAAAATATAGGAATCATATACGGGAATACATTAAAATCTGCAGTATGGTGTTATTTTACTCTTACATGCTTACAtcacgtgcgcgagcgttgcaaaatacatttacacatacatgttattcaatcatttgtatttattatggatccccattagctgctgcagctactcttcctgggttccagctaaattaaggcagtttatacaattttaaaaacattacaatacattaacagatttcacaacacactttgTGCCCACAGGCCCCTAcctcaccactaccacatatctacagtacaaaatctatgtgtacatgtgtgtatagtgtgtatgttattgtgtgtgtgtgtgtgtatgcatgtgtctgtgcccatgtgtgtgttgcttcacagtccccgctgttccataaggtgtatttttatctggtcATTTTAATATAATTTtactgcatcagttacttgatgtagaatagagttccatgtagtcatggatctatgtagtactgtgcacctcccatagtctgttctggacttggggactgtgaagagactagaggtcgaccgattaatcggaatggccgattaattagggccgatttcaagttttcataacaaccggaaatctttttttttttttacacctttatttaactaggcaagtcagtaaagaacacattcttattttcaatgacggcctaggaacggtgggttaactgccttgttcaggggcagaacgacagatttgtaccttgtcagctcagggattcaatcttgcaaccttacggttaactagtccaacgctctaaccacctgccttacattgcactccacggggAGCCTGCCtcttacgcgaatgcagtaagaagccaagataagttgctagctagcattaaacttatcttataaaaaacaatcaatcaatcataatcactagttaactacacatggttgatgatttaactagtttatctagcttgtcctgcgttgcatataatcgatacggtgcgcattcgcgaaaaaggactgtcgttgctccaacgtgtacctaaccataaacatcaatgcctttcttaaaatcaatacacaagtatatatttttaaacctgcatatttagttaatattgcctgctaacatgaattccttttaactagggaaattgtgtcacttctcttgcaacagagtcagggaatatacaacagtttgggccgcctggctcgttgcgaactaattttccAGATTTTTACATAATTCTgaaataacattgaaggttgtgcaatgtaacaggaatatttagatttatggatgccacccgttagataaaatacggaacggttccgtatttcactgaaagaataaacgttttgttttcgaaatgatcgtttccggattcgaccatattaatgaccaaaggctcgtatttctgtgtgtgattttgttatgattaagtctatgatttgatatttgatagagcagtctgactgagcggtggtaggcagcagcaggctcgtacgcattcattcaaacagcactttcatgcgctttgccagcagctctttgcaatgcttcaagcattgagctgtttattatcgcagtgctagctgtgccaccagagactctgggttcgggcccaggctctgtcgcagccggccgcggccgggaggtccatggggcgacgcacaattggcctagcgtcgtccgagttagggagggtttggccagtatggatatccttgtctcatcacgcactagcgactcctgtggtgggccgggcgcagtgcgcgctgaccaggtcgctaggtgtacggtgtttcctctgacacattggtgcggctggcttctggcttggatgcgcgctgtgttaagaagcagtgcggcttggttgggttgtgtttcggaggacacatggctctcaaccttcgtctctcccgagcccgtacgggagttgtagcgatgagacaagacagtaactactaacaattggataccacgaaattggggagaaaagggggataaaaaaaaaaaggaaccaccagctttcatatgttctcatgttctgagcaaggaacttaaacgttagcttttttacatggcacatattgcacttttactttcttctccaacactttgtttttgcattatttaaaccaaattgaacatgtttcattatttatttgaggctaaattgattttgatgtattatattaagttaaaataagtgttcattcagtattgttgtaattgtcattgttacaacaacaaaaaataataaaaaatacaaataaagaaaaaaaatggctgattaatcagtatcggctttttttggccctccaataatctgtatcggcgctgaaaaatcataatcggtcgacctctagaagaGACCTCTTgtagcatgtcttgtggggtatgcatgggtgtccgagctgtgcgccagtagttcaaacagacagctctgtGCACTTTTATTAATACAAGTAGAGattaagtcaatctctcctccactttgagccaagagaaatggacattaatagtagctctctgtgtacatccatgggccagccgtgctgccctgttctgagccaaatgcaattttcctaagtccctttttgtggcacctgacaacATGACTGAACAATAGTCAACGTGCGACAAAACCTGCCTTGTtgattgcacatacactgctcacGCGCATCtgtgtagccaggcgctaaaagaGAACTTGGTTCTATTGTGACGCATAAActctgcaagtcccgcctctcccatctcctcattggttttaaggagcatatacccacgtgagtgattgaaagatgaactgaagtCCACACACCAATCcagtgtgttcgtaaattcaatctggagtgcgctctggccgttcataaattcatcaattattctgcgctctggcactcAGACTTCATAGCCAGAGTTAATTTACGAACCCACCCTTAATGTTAATTGGAAACTAATAGCTAGCAAATGTGAACCTTTGGGTATTTTTTTCAATAACTACCCAGCTACAACCAATTTAATAAAAATGCGCCGTGGATCAAATGACTGAGGAACTTAATTATGATTTAGCATGCTAGCTGGGAAGGCTGGCGGGCTTTGCCATCGCGGAATTATGAGGGCAAGAGAGGTACAACAAATCAGATATTCAGTTACCTAACAAACATTCGCTATATGTTTTACAGAACAGTAAAGAAAAAGGCAATGACAACTAACCAGAAATACGGCAAATATAACAAGCAAAATAGCTAAAACTTTAGTCAAGCAATGCAGACAAAACAAACGCGAGGGGGGAAAAATAAGATAGCACACATTTTCCGAGACCATGCTAAAATAGTATTATAATGTTGTCTTAGGTGTTCATGAAAGTGTTTTTAAAATAATTTGGGAATGAACATGAAAAACCAAGgtaaaaataaatgtacaaatGTATACTTACGTTTATAACGAGCTACAACCGTTGCTTACCTTTGAAAGTATCCAACGATGCACTGCTGTAAAGTACT
Coding sequences:
- the LOC139554266 gene encoding zinc finger protein 16-like; the protein is MEFGNVMLDIEQVVLGEEVMTSATASIIKPQTVPALQPYQHDSLQCFQCFITFCNAKSKERHMRKSHREEYKQSLQQTDTLFTCYVCNRTFSSSEELTQHHASHSLEDKPFRCTYCQGSFRTFSELTVHRRQLCKERQCACKDCGMVLRGPNQLRTHCLTQHPQLLEEEDDDTKTHRCGKCGRRFEMEVELVLHQENFVGHRHCDAKVPAKKRGRPPKKVSVAEPKSAEREAANGEKSGKADDGGEELVAKGGKRPGLPHKEELQIPCPEAECDLMFSSVALLRAHKKEKHRRPPPPLKTQPCSECEESYARPEQLKAHMAMAHGYGQHNCPTCGKTFGRESNLKAHQKTHTEGEEATDKENR